A genomic segment from Salvelinus alpinus chromosome 8, SLU_Salpinus.1, whole genome shotgun sequence encodes:
- the LOC139582475 gene encoding translation initiation factor eIF2B subunit beta-like, producing the protein MPGADKETDLTERIEAFLADLKRGGSGTGPLRGSGEMARETTYLLRRITAQARWSSAGDLMEIIRNEGRRMTAAQPSETTVGNMVRRVLKIIREEYARSRGSSEETEQQESLHKLLTSGGLSEENFRQQFVHLKANVIEAINELLTELDGTTDNIAMQALEHIHSNEVIMTVGRSRTVEAFLKDAARKRKFHVIVAECAPFCQGHEMATGLSKAGIETTVIADAAIFAVMSRVNKVIIGTQTVLANGGLRAVNGAHSVALAARHHSTPLIICAPMFKLSPQFPNEEDTFHKFVSPHEVLPFTAGEILSKVNVHCPVFDYVPPELITLFISNIGGNAPSYIYRLMSELYHPEDHEL; encoded by the exons ATGCCTGGGGCAGACAAGGAAACAGATCTTACGGAACGAATCGAGGCTTTTCTTGCCGATTTGAAGCGGGGAGGCAGTGGGACAGGACCCCTCCGAGGGTCGGGGGAAATGGCCAGAGAAACCACATATTTGCTTCGGAGAATAACAGCCCAAGCACGATGGAGCAGCGCAG GCGACCTGATGGAGATCATTCGCAACGAGGGAAGGAGAATGACGGCCGCCCAACCGTCCGAGACCACGGTGGGCAACATGGTACGGCGCGTGCTCAAGATCATCAGGGAGGAGTATGCCAg GTCCCGTGGTAGCAGTGAGGAGACCGAGCAGCAGGAGTCCCTCCACAAGCTGCTGACGTCGGGGGGGCTGAGTGAGGAGAACTTCAGACAACAGTTTGTTCATCTCAAAGCCAACGTCATAGAGGCCATCAATGAACTCCTCACAGAGCTAG ATGGCACCACAGACAACATCGCCATGCAGGCCTTGGAACACATCCACTCTAACGAGGTCATCATGACTGTCGGCCGCTCACGTACCGTCGAGGCCTTCCTCAAAGACGCAGCGAGGAAACGCAAGTTCCACGTCATCGTGGCCGAGTGTGCCCCCTTCTGCCAG GGTCATGAAATGGCTACAGGTCTCTCCAAAGCGGGCATCGAGACCACTGTAATAGCAGATGCTGCCATATTTGCAGTGATGTCCCGAGTGAATAAG GTCATCATCGGCACACAGACAGTTCTAGCCAATGGCGGGCTCAGGGCGGTCAATGGAGCCCACTCTGTAGCTCTAGCAGCCAGGCACCACTCTACTCCGCTCATCATCTGTGCTCCCATGTTCAAGCTCTCGCCTCAG TTCCCCAATGAAGAGGACACATTCCATAAGTTTGTCTCCCCACATGAGGTGCTTCCCTTCACAGCAG GAGAGATTCTATCCAAGGTGAACGTGCACTGCCCCGTGTTTGACTACGTTCCTCCTGAACTCATCACTCTGTTCATCTCTAACATCGGCGGCAACGCTCCCTCTTACATCTACCGGCTGATGAGTGAACTCTACCACCCCGAGGACCACGAACTGTAA
- the LOC139582476 gene encoding transmembrane emp24 domain-containing protein 10-like, translating into MARFATLLLLPVFIESVLSISFFLPVNSRKCLREEIHKDVLVTGEYEISDQSNTKTNLKITDSSGHILYSKESATKGKFAFTTEDYDMFEVCFESKSPMGTGRIPDQLLNLDMKHGVEAKNYEEIAKVEKLKPLEVELRRLEDLSESIVNDFAYMKRREEEMRDTNESTNTRVLYFSIFSMCCLIGLATWQVFYLRRFFKAKKLIE; encoded by the exons ATGGCTCGGTTCGCTACCCTGCTGCTTTTACCGGTTTTCATTGAATCGGTATTATCAATTTCGTTCTTTTTACCGGTAAATTCAAGGAAATGTTTACGGGAAGAGATCCACAAAGACGTGCTCGTCACGGGGGAGTATGAAATCAGCGACCAGTCCAACACAAAAACCAACCTGAAG ATCACAGACTCGTCGGGACACATCCTATACTCAAAGGAAAGTGCAACGAAAGGGAAGTTTGCTTTCACGACAGAGGATTATGACATGTTTGAAGTGTGCTTTGAGAGCAAATCGCCCATGG GAACTGGGAGGATCCCCGACCAGCTGCTTAATCTGGACATGAAGCACGGAGTGGAGGCCAAGAACTATGAAGAG ATCGCCAAAGTGGAGAAGCTGAAGCCCCTGGAGGTGGAGCTAAGGCGACTGGAGGACCTATCAGAGTCCATCGTCAATGACTTTGCCTAcatgaagaggagggaggaggagatgagagatacCAACG AGTCCACCAACACACGCGTCCTGTACTTCAGTATCTTCTCTATGTGCTGTCTGATTGGCCTGGCCACCTGGCAGGTCTTCTACCTGCGACGCTTCTTCAAGGCCAAGAAGCTGATTGAGTAG